A stretch of the Psychroserpens sp. Hel_I_66 genome encodes the following:
- the rpsJ gene encoding 30S ribosomal protein S10, whose amino-acid sequence MSQKIRIKLKSYDHNLVDKSAEKIVKTVKSTGAVVTGPIPLPTHKKIFTVLRSPHVNKKSREQFQLSSYKRLLDIYSSSSKTIDALMKLELPSGVEVEIKV is encoded by the coding sequence ATGAGTCAGAAAATTAGAATAAAATTAAAGTCTTACGATCACAATTTAGTTGATAAGTCTGCTGAAAAGATTGTAAAAACAGTGAAAAGTACTGGTGCTGTTGTGACAGGTCCAATTCCTTTACCAACGCATAAAAAGATTTTCACTGTATTGCGTTCACCACACGTAAATAAGAAGTCAAGAGAACAATTTCAATTAAGCTCTTATAAGCGCTTATTGGATATTTACTCTTCATCTTCTAAGACGATTGACGCTTTAATGAAACTTGAATTGCCAAGTGGAGTTGAAGTTGAGATAAAAGTGTAA
- the rplC gene encoding 50S ribosomal protein L3, with protein MSGLIGKKIGMTSIFDENGKNIPCTVIEAGPCIVTQVRTEEVDGYNALQLGFDDKTEKSATKAEIGHAKKAGTSVKSKVAEFQGFGGDYKLGDAITVEHFIEGEFVDIAGTSKGKGFQGVVKRHGFGGVGQATHGQHNRLRAPGSIGAASYPARVFKGMKMAGRMGGERVNVENLRVYKVVPEKNLIVVKGCVPGHKNSYVIIQK; from the coding sequence ATGTCTGGGTTAATAGGAAAAAAGATCGGTATGACCAGCATTTTCGATGAAAATGGAAAAAATATTCCATGTACAGTAATCGAAGCTGGACCATGTATCGTTACCCAAGTCAGAACCGAAGAGGTAGACGGGTACAATGCCCTTCAACTTGGTTTCGATGACAAGACAGAGAAAAGTGCTACAAAAGCTGAAATTGGTCACGCCAAAAAAGCTGGTACTTCTGTTAAATCAAAAGTCGCGGAATTTCAAGGATTTGGAGGAGATTACAAATTAGGTGATGCCATAACAGTAGAGCACTTTATAGAAGGTGAATTTGTTGATATTGCAGGAACATCAAAAGGTAAAGGTTTCCAAGGTGTTGTGAAACGTCATGGATTTGGTGGAGTTGGTCAAGCAACGCATGGTCAACACAACCGTTTAAGAGCTCCAGGTTCTATTGGTGCTGCTTCATATCCTGCAAGAGTATTTAAAGGTATGAAAATGGCTGGTCGAATGGGTGGCGAAAGAGTGAATGTTGAAAATTTAAGAGTCTACAAGGTAGTTCCAGAAAAGAACTTAATCGTGGTTAAAGGATGTGTTCCAGGACACAAAAACTCTTATGTAATTATTCAGAAGTAA
- the rplD gene encoding 50S ribosomal protein L4 — MKVAVLDLNGKDTGRKVELSKDVFAIGPNNHAVYLDVKQYLANQRQGTHKAKERAEISGSTRKIKKQKGTGTARAGSIKSGVFKGGGRMFGPRPRNYSFKLNKNLKRLARKSALSMKANDKDIVVLEDFSFDAPKTKNFTNMLKALEIQDKKSLIVLGASNNNVYLSSRNFKGSEVVMNSELSTYKILNANKIVLLESSLEGIETNLSK; from the coding sequence ATGAAAGTAGCAGTTTTAGATTTAAACGGAAAAGACACAGGTAGAAAGGTAGAGCTTTCTAAGGATGTGTTCGCTATTGGGCCTAATAACCATGCAGTTTACTTAGATGTTAAGCAATATCTTGCTAATCAACGTCAAGGAACGCACAAGGCAAAAGAAAGAGCAGAAATTTCTGGAAGTACACGTAAGATTAAAAAACAAAAAGGTACTGGTACTGCAAGAGCAGGTAGTATTAAATCTGGTGTATTTAAAGGTGGTGGACGTATGTTCGGACCAAGACCAAGAAATTATAGCTTTAAGCTTAACAAAAACCTGAAGCGTCTAGCACGTAAATCAGCGTTAAGTATGAAAGCAAATGATAAAGATATCGTAGTTTTGGAAGATTTCAGTTTTGATGCTCCAAAGACGAAAAACTTTACAAATATGTTGAAAGCATTAGAGATACAAGATAAAAAATCTTTGATTGTGTTGGGTGCTTCAAATAATAATGTATATTTGTCATCACGAAATTTTAAGGGCTCTGAAGTCGTAATGAATTCAGAATTAAGTACTTATAAGATTTTAAATGCAAATAAAATAGTTCTTTTAGAGAGTTCTTTAGAAGGAATTGAAACGAATTTAAGTAAATAA
- the rplW gene encoding 50S ribosomal protein L23 yields MSILIKPIITEKATTNSELNNCFTFQVNTKANKVEIKKAVEAAYGVSVEKVRTINVRPDRSTKFTKTGIQHGKTNAVKKAIVQLAEGEVIDLYTNM; encoded by the coding sequence ATGAGTATCTTAATTAAACCTATCATCACTGAAAAAGCAACAACTAATAGTGAGTTGAACAATTGCTTTACATTTCAAGTGAACACTAAGGCGAACAAGGTAGAAATCAAAAAAGCAGTTGAAGCTGCTTATGGTGTCTCTGTTGAAAAAGTTCGTACTATAAATGTCCGTCCAGATAGAAGTACTAAGTTTACAAAAACTGGTATTCAACATGGTAAAACAAATGCTGTTAAAAAGGCAATTGTACAACTGGCGGAAGGTGAAGTAATTGATTTATACACTAACATGTAA
- the rplB gene encoding 50S ribosomal protein L2 — protein sequence MSVRKLKPITSAQRFRVVNGFDAITTDKPEKSLLAPNKRSGGRNNRGKMTMRQIGGGHKRKYRIIDFKRNKTGVPGEVMSIQYDPNRTAFIALLNYQDGEKSYIIAQNGLQVGQNVVSGREGVAPEIGNSMPLSEIPLGTIISCIELRPGQGAVMARSAGAFAQLMARDGKFATVKLPSGETRLILSECMATIGVVSNSDHQLTVSGKAGRTRWLGRRPRVRPVVMNPVDHPMGGGEGKSSGGHPRSRNGIPAKGYRTRSKTKSSNKYIVERRKK from the coding sequence ATGTCGGTAAGAAAATTAAAACCAATCACATCAGCTCAGCGATTTAGAGTAGTAAATGGATTCGATGCCATCACTACTGATAAGCCGGAGAAGAGTTTGCTCGCTCCGAACAAAAGATCTGGTGGTAGAAACAATCGAGGAAAAATGACCATGCGCCAAATTGGTGGAGGTCATAAAAGAAAGTATCGTATTATCGATTTTAAACGTAATAAAACAGGAGTTCCTGGTGAAGTTATGTCAATTCAATACGATCCTAACAGAACAGCTTTTATCGCTTTATTGAATTATCAAGATGGTGAAAAAAGCTATATCATTGCGCAAAACGGATTACAAGTTGGGCAAAATGTTGTTTCTGGAAGAGAAGGAGTAGCGCCAGAAATTGGTAATTCTATGCCTTTAAGTGAGATTCCATTAGGTACAATAATTTCTTGTATAGAATTACGTCCTGGACAAGGAGCAGTAATGGCAAGAAGTGCTGGTGCTTTTGCTCAATTAATGGCAAGAGACGGTAAGTTCGCAACAGTTAAATTACCTTCGGGAGAAACAAGATTGATTCTTTCAGAATGTATGGCAACAATAGGAGTTGTTTCTAACTCAGATCATCAATTGACAGTTTCTGGTAAAGCAGGACGTACAAGATGGTTAGGTAGAAGGCCTAGAGTAAGACCAGTGGTTATGAATCCAGTCGATCACCCAATGGGTGGTGGTGAAGGTAAATCTTCAGGAGGGCACCCAAGATCAAGAAATGGTATTCCAGCTAAAGGTTATAGAACACGTTCTAAAACTAAGTCGAGTAATAAGTATATTGTAGAACGTAGAAAGAAATAA
- the rpsS gene encoding 30S ribosomal protein S19, with translation MARSLKKGPYIHYKLSKRVEENVASNKKTVIKTWSRASMISPDFVGQTIAVHNGRQFVPVYVTENMVGHKLGEFSPTRSFRGHAGAKNKGKK, from the coding sequence ATGGCACGTTCATTAAAAAAAGGACCTTACATCCATTATAAATTGAGTAAAAGAGTTGAAGAGAATGTGGCTTCAAACAAAAAGACGGTAATCAAAACGTGGTCTAGAGCCTCTATGATTTCGCCAGATTTTGTTGGGCAAACAATAGCTGTTCACAATGGTCGTCAATTTGTACCAGTTTATGTAACTGAAAATATGGTAGGTCATAAATTAGGAGAATTTTCACCAACAAGATCTTTTAGAGGTCATGCAGGTGCAAAAAATAAAGGTAAAAAATAG
- the rplV gene encoding 50S ribosomal protein L22: MGSRKKQMADAIKEDRKKVAFAKLNNCPTSPRKMRLVADLVRGKEAEKALQILRFSSKEASRRLEKLLLSAIANWQAKNEDADLEEADLFVQEIRVDGGSMLKRLRPAPQGRAHRIRKRSNHVTVVIGAKNNTQA, translated from the coding sequence ATGGGAAGTCGTAAAAAACAAATGGCAGACGCTATTAAAGAAGACAGAAAAAAAGTTGCATTTGCAAAACTTAATAACTGTCCTACTTCGCCAAGAAAAATGCGTTTAGTTGCAGATTTGGTAAGAGGTAAGGAAGCTGAAAAAGCATTACAAATCTTAAGATTTAGCTCAAAGGAAGCATCTCGTCGTTTAGAGAAGTTGTTGTTATCAGCAATTGCGAACTGGCAAGCTAAAAATGAAGATGCAGATCTAGAAGAAGCAGATTTATTTGTTCAAGAGATTAGAGTTGATGGAGGATCTATGTTAAAGAGATTACGTCCAGCGCCTCAAGGTCGTGCACATAGAATAAGAAAAAGATCTAATCACGTTACAGTTGTGATTGGAGCTAAAAATAACACACAAGCTTAA
- the rpsC gene encoding 30S ribosomal protein S3, with the protein MGQKTNPIGNRLGIIRGWESNWYGGNDYGDKLAEDDKIRKYIHARLSKASVSRVIIERTLKLVTVTITTARPGIIIGKGGQEVDKLKEELKKITGKEVQLNIFEIKRPELDAFLVGSSVARQIENRISYRRAIKMAIAAAMRMNAEGIKIQISGRLNGAEMARSEHYKEGRIPLSTFRADIDYALVEAHTTYGRLGVKVWIMKGEVYGKRELSPLVGLSKKQGGKTGGRGRDNKSRRRK; encoded by the coding sequence ATGGGACAAAAGACAAATCCAATCGGAAATCGTTTAGGAATTATCAGAGGATGGGAATCTAACTGGTATGGTGGAAATGATTATGGTGACAAACTTGCTGAGGATGATAAAATCAGAAAGTACATCCATGCTCGTTTATCTAAAGCAAGTGTATCTAGAGTTATTATTGAGCGCACGCTTAAACTTGTAACCGTTACTATCACTACTGCAAGACCTGGTATTATTATCGGTAAAGGTGGTCAAGAGGTAGACAAGTTAAAAGAAGAGCTTAAGAAAATTACTGGAAAAGAAGTTCAGTTAAATATCTTTGAAATAAAGAGACCTGAACTTGATGCGTTTTTAGTAGGATCAAGTGTTGCTCGTCAAATTGAAAATCGTATCTCATATAGACGTGCGATCAAGATGGCAATTGCTGCTGCTATGCGTATGAATGCAGAAGGAATAAAAATTCAGATTAGTGGTCGTTTAAATGGTGCGGAAATGGCACGTAGTGAACACTATAAAGAAGGACGTATTCCATTGTCTACTTTTAGAGCTGATATTGACTATGCTTTGGTTGAGGCACATACTACTTATGGTAGATTAGGTGTTAAAGTGTGGATCATGAAAGGTGAAGTATACGGAAAAAGAGAACTTTCTCCATTAGTTGGCTTGTCTAAGAAACAAGGTGGTAAAACAGGAGGACGCGGTCGAGATAATAAATCTCGTCGTAGAAAGTAA
- the rplP gene encoding 50S ribosomal protein L16, with translation MLQPKRTKFRKVQKGRMKGNTGRGHMLSSGMFGIKSLDSEFLTSRQIEAARIAATRYMKREGQLWIKVFPDKPITKKPLEVRMGKGKGAVEYWVAVVKPGRIIFEVGGVPIEVAKEALRLAAQKLPVKTKFLIARDYEA, from the coding sequence ATGTTACAACCGAAAAGAACAAAATTTCGTAAAGTCCAAAAAGGACGTATGAAAGGAAATACCGGAAGAGGTCATATGCTTTCTAGTGGTATGTTTGGAATAAAATCTTTAGATTCTGAATTTTTGACATCTCGTCAAATTGAAGCTGCACGTATCGCTGCAACTCGTTATATGAAAAGAGAAGGTCAATTATGGATAAAAGTATTTCCAGATAAACCAATTACTAAGAAACCATTAGAAGTACGTATGGGTAAAGGTAAAGGTGCTGTAGAATATTGGGTAGCGGTAGTTAAACCAGGAAGAATTATCTTCGAAGTTGGTGGAGTACCAATTGAGGTAGCTAAAGAAGCTTTACGCTTAGCAGCTCAAAAATTACCAGTGAAAACTAAGTTTTTAATCGCTAGAGATTACGAAGCATAA
- the rpmC gene encoding 50S ribosomal protein L29 — protein MKQSEIKELSVTELQERLSETKKSYAELKMAHAISPLDNPIQLRTVRRSVARIATELTKREIQ, from the coding sequence ATGAAACAATCAGAAATTAAAGAATTATCAGTAACTGAGTTACAAGAGAGACTTAGTGAAACTAAAAAGAGTTATGCAGAGCTTAAAATGGCACATGCAATCTCTCCATTAGATAATCCAATTCAGTTACGAACCGTTAGACGATCAGTAGCAAGAATTGCAACAGAATTAACTAAAAGAGAAATACAATAA
- the rpsQ gene encoding 30S ribosomal protein S17 — MEKRNLRKERIGVVTSNKMQKSIVVAEVKKVKHPMYGKFVLKTKKYVAHDETNDCNIGDTVKIMETRPLSKSKCWRLVEIIERAK, encoded by the coding sequence ATGGAAAAAAGAAATTTAAGAAAAGAGCGTATAGGAGTTGTTACTAGTAACAAAATGCAGAAATCAATTGTGGTTGCTGAAGTTAAAAAAGTAAAACACCCTATGTACGGAAAATTCGTTTTGAAAACAAAGAAATATGTTGCTCACGACGAAACAAACGACTGTAACATTGGAGATACAGTAAAGATCATGGAAACAAGACCTTTAAGTAAATCTAAATGTTGGAGATTAGTAGAAATAATTGAAAGAGCGAAGTAA
- the rplN gene encoding 50S ribosomal protein L14, whose translation MVQQESRLKVADNTGAKEVLTIRVLGGTKRRYASIGDKIVVSVKDATPNGNIKKGAVSTAVVVRTKKEVRRPDGSYIRFDDNACVLLNPTGEMRGTRVFGPVARELRDRQFMKIVSLAPEVL comes from the coding sequence ATGGTACAACAAGAATCAAGATTAAAAGTAGCTGATAACACTGGAGCAAAGGAAGTATTAACTATCCGTGTTCTAGGTGGTACAAAAAGAAGATACGCGTCTATTGGAGATAAAATAGTTGTCTCAGTTAAAGATGCTACTCCTAATGGAAACATTAAAAAAGGAGCAGTTTCAACAGCAGTAGTTGTTCGTACTAAAAAAGAAGTGAGACGTCCAGATGGATCTTATATAAGATTTGATGATAACGCATGTGTACTTTTAAATCCAACAGGAGAAATGAGAGGAACACGTGTTTTTGGACCAGTAGCTAGAGAACTTCGTGATAGACAATTCATGAAAATTGTATCATTAGCACCAGAAGTGCTTTAA
- the rplX gene encoding 50S ribosomal protein L24 — MTKFKIKSGDTVQVIAGDHKGTEGKVVKVLKDKNKAIVEGVNMVKKHTKPSAQNPQGGIVEKEAPIHISNLSLLTSKGDLTRIGYKMEGDKKVRFSTKSNEVI, encoded by the coding sequence ATGACAAAGTTTAAAATTAAATCAGGAGATACTGTACAGGTAATAGCTGGAGACCATAAAGGTACCGAAGGTAAAGTTGTGAAAGTATTAAAAGATAAAAACAAAGCCATCGTAGAAGGTGTGAATATGGTTAAGAAACATACTAAACCAAGTGCACAGAATCCTCAAGGTGGTATTGTAGAAAAAGAAGCACCAATCCATATTTCTAACTTATCATTGTTAACTTCTAAAGGAGACTTAACAAGAATAGGTTACAAAATGGAAGGTGACAAGAAAGTAAGATTTTCAACAAAATCAAATGAAGTAATATAG
- the rplE gene encoding 50S ribosomal protein L5 has translation MAYIPRLKQEYKDKVVSALTEEFGYKNVMQVPKLKKIVISKGVGAAVADKKLIDHAIDELTMISGQKAVATLSKKDVASFKLRKGMPIGVRVTLRGEQMYEFLDRLVTSALPRVRDFSGIKATGFDGRGNYNLGIVEQIIFPEVNIDKINKISGMDITFVTSAETDKEAKSLLTEMGLPFQKN, from the coding sequence ATGGCTTATATTCCAAGATTAAAACAAGAGTACAAGGACAAAGTAGTTTCTGCTCTTACAGAAGAATTCGGATATAAAAACGTAATGCAAGTTCCAAAACTTAAAAAGATTGTTATCTCTAAAGGTGTTGGTGCTGCTGTTGCAGATAAAAAATTAATTGATCATGCAATTGATGAATTAACAATGATATCTGGTCAAAAAGCTGTTGCTACATTATCCAAGAAAGATGTTGCCTCTTTCAAATTACGTAAAGGAATGCCTATTGGTGTTAGAGTTACATTAAGAGGAGAGCAAATGTATGAGTTTTTAGATCGTTTAGTAACATCAGCATTGCCCCGAGTTAGAGATTTCAGTGGTATCAAGGCTACAGGCTTTGATGGTAGAGGTAATTACAATTTAGGTATTGTGGAGCAAATTATCTTTCCAGAAGTTAATATTGATAAAATCAATAAAATCTCTGGTATGGATATTACATTTGTTACATCTGCTGAAACAGACAAAGAAGCAAAATCGTTATTAACTGAAATGGGTTTACCTTTTCAAAAGAACTAA
- the rpsN gene encoding 30S ribosomal protein S14, which translates to MAKESMKAREVKRAKTVAKYAEKRKALKEAGDYEALQKLPKNASPVRQHNRCKLTGRPKGYMRVFGISRVMFRQMANQGLIPGVKKASW; encoded by the coding sequence ATGGCTAAAGAATCAATGAAAGCCCGTGAGGTAAAAAGAGCAAAAACCGTGGCAAAATATGCTGAGAAACGTAAAGCTTTAAAAGAAGCTGGAGATTACGAAGCATTACAGAAGTTACCAAAAAATGCTTCTCCTGTTCGTCAACACAACCGTTGTAAATTGACGGGAAGACCAAAAGGATATATGAGAGTATTTGGTATTTCAAGAGTTATGTTTCGCCAAATGGCAAACCAAGGTTTAATTCCAGGTGTTAAAAAAGCATCTTGGTAA
- the rpsH gene encoding 30S ribosomal protein S8 codes for MNTDPIADYLTRIRNAVKANHRVVEIPASNLKKEMTKILFDQGYILSYKFDDSTVQGTIKIALKYNKETKESVIKKIQRISTPGLRKYAGANEMPRILNGLGIAIVSTSRGVITGKQAQRENVGGEVLCYVY; via the coding sequence ATGAATACAGATCCAATTGCTGATTACTTAACAAGAATCAGAAATGCAGTAAAAGCAAATCACAGAGTGGTTGAAATTCCTGCATCTAATTTAAAGAAAGAGATGACTAAGATATTATTCGATCAAGGATATATTTTAAGTTATAAGTTTGACGATTCTACTGTACAGGGAACAATTAAGATTGCTTTGAAGTACAATAAGGAAACTAAAGAATCGGTAATCAAGAAAATCCAACGAATCAGTACACCAGGTTTACGTAAGTATGCTGGCGCTAATGAAATGCCAAGAATCCTTAATGGTTTAGGTATTGCAATTGTATCTACATCGAGAGGTGTAATTACAGGTAAGCAAGCGCAAAGAGAAAATGTAGGTGGAGAAGTACTGTGTTACGTTTACTAA
- the rplF gene encoding 50S ribosomal protein L6, which produces MSRIGNNPVAIPEGVSVDVKDNVVTVKGKLGELTQNYDTVEIKVEDGNVLVTRSSDSKEQKAKHGLYRSLMDNMIEGVSKGWTKKLELVGVGYRASNQGQKLDLALGFSHNIVLDIAPEVNVETISEKSKNPIIKLTSHDKQLVGQVAAKIRGFRRPEPYKGKGIKFVGEELRRKAGKSA; this is translated from the coding sequence ATGTCAAGAATAGGAAATAATCCAGTAGCAATTCCAGAAGGAGTTTCAGTTGATGTTAAAGACAACGTAGTTACTGTAAAAGGTAAATTAGGGGAATTAACACAAAATTATGATACTGTTGAGATCAAAGTTGAGGACGGAAACGTGCTTGTAACGAGATCATCAGATAGTAAAGAGCAAAAAGCAAAACACGGTTTGTACAGATCTTTAATGGATAACATGATCGAAGGTGTATCTAAAGGATGGACTAAAAAATTAGAACTTGTTGGTGTAGGTTATAGAGCGTCTAATCAAGGTCAAAAATTAGATTTGGCTTTAGGATTCTCTCATAATATCGTTTTAGATATAGCACCAGAGGTAAATGTAGAGACCATTTCAGAAAAAAGTAAAAACCCAATAATAAAATTAACATCTCACGATAAACAATTAGTTGGACAAGTAGCTGCAAAAATTCGCGGTTTTAGAAGACCAGAACCTTACAAAGGAAAAGGTATTAAGTTTGTTGGTGAAGAATTAAGAAGAAAAGCAGGTAAATCAGCTTAA
- the rplR gene encoding 50S ribosomal protein L18 yields MALTKNEKRLRIKSRIRKVVSGTEARPRLAVYRSNKEIYAQVVDDVTGKTLAAASSRDKDVASSKGTKSDKATLVGKAVAEKAIKAGINTISFDRGGYQYHGRVKSLAEGAREGGLKF; encoded by the coding sequence ATGGCATTAACAAAAAACGAAAAGAGACTAAGAATAAAAAGCAGAATACGTAAGGTTGTATCTGGTACAGAAGCAAGACCACGTTTAGCTGTTTATAGAAGTAATAAAGAAATCTATGCTCAAGTTGTAGATGATGTAACGGGTAAAACATTAGCTGCAGCATCTTCTAGAGATAAAGATGTCGCTTCATCAAAAGGAACTAAATCAGATAAAGCAACCCTTGTGGGTAAAGCAGTAGCTGAGAAAGCAATAAAGGCAGGTATCAATACTATTTCTTTTGATAGAGGAGGATACCAATATCACGGAAGAGTAAAATCATTAGCTGAAGGCGCAAGAGAAGGCGGACTTAAATTCTAA
- the rpsE gene encoding 30S ribosomal protein S5 has protein sequence MYQKYKNAELVKPSGIDLKDRLVGVQRVTKVTKGGRAFGFSAIVVVGDEAGVVGHGLGKSKDVATAIAKAVEDAKKNLVRIPIIKGTLPHEQKGKYGGARVNIIPAAPGTGVIAGGAVRTVLEAVGVHDVLSKSQGSSNPHNVVKATFDALLQLRDAGTIAKDRGISLEKVFNG, from the coding sequence ATGTATCAAAAATATAAAAACGCAGAATTAGTAAAACCAAGTGGAATTGATCTAAAAGATCGTTTAGTTGGTGTACAAAGAGTTACCAAAGTAACAAAAGGTGGTAGAGCTTTTGGTTTTTCAGCGATCGTAGTGGTTGGTGATGAAGCTGGAGTTGTAGGACATGGCTTAGGAAAATCAAAGGATGTGGCAACTGCAATAGCTAAAGCTGTTGAGGATGCTAAGAAAAACCTAGTAAGAATTCCTATCATTAAAGGTACTTTACCTCACGAACAAAAAGGTAAATATGGTGGAGCGAGAGTAAATATTATTCCTGCTGCTCCTGGTACAGGTGTAATTGCTGGTGGAGCTGTAAGAACAGTTTTGGAAGCAGTTGGTGTACATGATGTATTATCAAAATCTCAAGGTTCTTCTAATCCGCATAACGTTGTAAAAGCAACTTTTGATGCTCTATTGCAATTAAGAGATGCAGGAACAATTGCAAAGGATAGAGGTATATCTCTTGAAAAAGTATTTAACGGTTAA
- the rpmD gene encoding 50S ribosomal protein L30 — MAKIKVTKVKSAINRTQNQKRILESLGLNKIGQTKVHDSSPSILGMVSKVSHLVSVEETK; from the coding sequence ATGGCAAAGATTAAAGTAACAAAAGTAAAAAGCGCAATAAATCGTACACAGAACCAAAAGAGAATTTTAGAGTCTCTTGGTTTAAACAAAATTGGTCAAACCAAAGTGCATGATTCATCTCCAAGTATTCTTGGGATGGTAAGTAAAGTTTCACATTTAGTTTCTGTTGAAGAAACAAAATAA
- the rplO gene encoding 50S ribosomal protein L15 → MNLSNLKPAEGSTKNQGKRIGRGQGSGKGGTATRGHKGAKSRSGYSKKLGFEGGQMPLQRRVPKFGFTNINRVEYQGINLDKLQELVENKKVKDAVDFQTIVDLGLAGKNDLVKILGRGELKSKLTVTAHKFTASAKAAIEAAGGEAVTL, encoded by the coding sequence ATGAACTTAAGTAATTTAAAACCAGCAGAAGGTTCTACTAAGAATCAAGGTAAGAGAATAGGAAGAGGACAAGGTTCTGGAAAAGGTGGTACTGCAACACGTGGTCACAAAGGAGCAAAATCTCGTTCAGGTTATTCTAAGAAATTAGGTTTCGAAGGTGGTCAAATGCCACTTCAAAGAAGAGTTCCTAAATTTGGATTTACAAATATTAACCGAGTAGAATATCAAGGTATAAACTTAGATAAATTACAAGAGTTAGTAGAGAACAAGAAAGTAAAAGATGCAGTTGATTTTCAAACTATAGTTGATTTAGGTTTGGCAGGGAAGAATGATTTAGTTAAAATTCTTGGTCGTGGTGAATTAAAATCAAAATTAACAGTAACAGCTCATAAATTTACTGCTTCAGCAAAAGCTGCAATTGAAGCTGCAGGTGGAGAAGCGGTAACTTTATAA